A stretch of Acidobacteriota bacterium DNA encodes these proteins:
- the dprA gene encoding DNA-protecting protein DprA, with protein sequence MLSDEARGWLRVARCPGLPARHAAAVVRRAGGAARLARPARERLRALGVPARIAARLSDPELDRSLEREEEVLARLGAELLHPGDPRYPWPVAALAVPPPVIAALGDLDALRPVAVAIVGSRKASGYGLSMAHHLAAGLAARGVAVVSGLARGIDGAAHRAALDSGGVTIAVLGTGIDRVYPREHRRLAGDIVRRGLLLSEFPPGAPPLPGHFPRRNRIIAGLSLAVVVVEARARSGSLITAGWALAEGRDVLAVPGRVGDPGSEGPNGLLREGAAPAIGPEDVIECLPPALRPAAPGPSLGSAGTGAAETGRSHLLELFPRHDPVSIDELVERAGRGTEEVLAELFDLEIGGLVEALPGGRYRRRAGAGAPAPEGRPI encoded by the coding sequence ATGCTCAGCGACGAAGCACGCGGCTGGCTCCGCGTCGCGAGGTGCCCGGGCCTGCCGGCCCGGCACGCGGCGGCGGTGGTGCGCCGGGCCGGCGGAGCGGCGAGGCTGGCGCGTCCCGCGCGGGAGCGGCTCCGCGCGCTCGGCGTGCCGGCGCGGATCGCCGCGAGGCTCTCCGATCCCGAACTCGACCGGTCGCTCGAGCGCGAAGAGGAAGTCCTCGCCCGCCTCGGGGCGGAGCTGCTCCATCCCGGCGATCCCCGGTACCCGTGGCCCGTCGCCGCCCTCGCGGTGCCCCCGCCCGTCATCGCCGCGCTGGGAGATCTCGACGCCCTGCGGCCGGTCGCCGTGGCGATCGTCGGCAGCCGAAAGGCCAGCGGCTACGGGCTGTCGATGGCGCACCACCTGGCCGCCGGGCTGGCCGCCAGGGGCGTGGCCGTGGTCAGCGGCCTCGCCCGCGGGATCGACGGGGCGGCCCACCGGGCCGCTCTCGACTCCGGCGGGGTCACGATCGCGGTCCTGGGAACGGGGATCGACAGGGTCTACCCGCGCGAGCACCGCCGCCTGGCCGGCGACATCGTGCGCCGGGGCCTGCTCCTCAGCGAGTTCCCGCCCGGCGCACCCCCCCTGCCGGGACACTTCCCCCGCCGCAACCGGATCATCGCGGGGCTGTCGCTGGCGGTGGTGGTGGTGGAGGCCCGGGCCCGCTCGGGCTCGCTGATCACGGCCGGATGGGCGCTGGCGGAAGGGCGTGACGTGCTGGCGGTGCCCGGGCGCGTGGGCGACCCGGGGTCGGAGGGCCCGAACGGCCTGCTCCGAGAGGGGGCCGCCCCGGCGATCGGACCGGAGGACGTGATCGAGTGCCTGCCCCCCGCCCTCCGGCCGGCGGCCCCCGGCCCGAGCCTCGGGAGTGCCGGGACGGGGGCGGCGGAGACCGGAAGGTCGCACCTGTTGGAGCTGTTCCCCCGCCACGATCCGGTCTCGATCGACGAGCTGGTGGAGCGCGCGGGAAGGGGGACCGAGGAGGTCCTCGCCGAGCTGTTCGACCTCGAAATCGGGGGGCTGGTGGAGGCCCTTCCGGGGGGCCGCTACCGGCGCCGGGCCGGCGCCGGGGCCCCGGCCCCGGAAGGTCGGCCGATTTGA
- the trmB gene encoding tRNA (guanosine(46)-N7)-methyltransferase TrmB — translation MIAAGGVPHPVGGASPMVRRAAELAGWREVPVSSGSTTGDRGEVSVVHRVARRFAPSGKHLRRDEGPPGSYHRRGAGVPDPPPGTDMTLPDLPVASRRTDELIRLPLPAEGEGPYDLAAIFGNDHPVELEIGVGKGRFLLLAATAFPDRNFIGVEYARRYLEKSIDRLGKRALTNVRLVHAEATQLLDRGLADESISAVHVYFPDPWPKKRHHKRRLIRPDVLDRLARVMKEGALLRIVTDHEEYAGVIRERLAADDRFGEADTEAALWALPGMDDYIAPGVTNFEIKYLREGRRIHRFAYRRL, via the coding sequence ATGATAGCTGCCGGGGGCGTCCCTCATCCCGTCGGAGGTGCTTCCCCGATGGTGCGTCGGGCCGCCGAACTCGCTGGATGGAGGGAGGTTCCGGTCTCGAGCGGATCGACGACCGGGGATCGGGGCGAAGTGTCCGTCGTACACCGAGTTGCGCGTCGTTTCGCACCATCGGGGAAGCACCTCCGACGGGATGAGGGACCCCCCGGCAGCTATCATCGTCGGGGTGCCGGAGTTCCGGACCCGCCCCCTGGGACCGACATGACGCTTCCAGACCTTCCCGTCGCGTCGCGACGGACCGACGAGCTGATCCGGCTCCCCCTCCCGGCGGAGGGAGAGGGCCCCTACGACCTCGCCGCCATCTTCGGCAACGACCACCCGGTCGAGCTGGAGATCGGTGTGGGGAAGGGGCGCTTCCTGCTCCTGGCGGCGACCGCGTTCCCCGACCGGAACTTCATCGGCGTGGAGTACGCGCGGCGTTATCTCGAAAAGTCGATCGACCGGCTCGGAAAGCGCGCTCTCACCAACGTGCGGCTGGTCCACGCCGAGGCCACGCAGCTTCTGGATCGGGGGCTCGCGGACGAGTCGATCTCGGCCGTCCACGTCTACTTCCCCGACCCGTGGCCGAAAAAGCGCCACCACAAACGCCGGCTGATCCGGCCCGACGTGCTCGACCGGCTCGCCCGGGTGATGAAGGAGGGGGCGCTCCTCCGGATCGTCACCGACCACGAGGAGTACGCCGGGGTGATCCGCGAACGGCTCGCAGCCGATGACCGCTTCGGCGAGGCGGACACGGAGGCCGCCCTGTGGGCGCTTCCGGGCATGGACGACTACATCGCGCCGGGCGTGACGAACTTCGAGATCAAGTACCTCCGGGAAGGCCGCCGCATCCACCGCTTCGCCTACCGCCGGCTCTGA